GGCGAGCTAAAAGCGTATATCGCGGATAAGCCTATAAGCGAGTTTGTGAGCGAATGGGCGCAAAAAGACGGTAAAGCTTTCATAGCAGCGCCTCAAGGTCAAGGCGGAGGAGCGAGCGGAGGCGGCGGTAGCGTAAATATCGGCGCTAAATGGGGCGGCACTCGCGAGGAGCGAATAGTCGCGATAAAAGAGAAATATAATTTAAAGGAATGAAAATATGGCACTAAGCGACATGAAGGTATTTTCCGAATACCTAGCAGGTACAACGATCGAAACGCTAAGTCAAGACATAGAGAAATTTAACGCGGCTAGCGGCGGCACGATAATTCTAAACGCACAGGGCATAGACGGCGATTTTATGCAGGAGAGCTTTTTTAGAGGCATCCACTCCGCACAGCGTAGGGTAGATAGATACGCGGCCAATGCCGCGGCTACGGCTACGACCTTAAGACAAGAGCAAGACAACGCCGTAAAAGTAGCGGGTGGGTTTGGTCCCGTGGTATTTGAGCCGGGACAGCTAACGTGGATAAAAAAAGACCCGTCCGTAGCTCTTGAAGTGATTTCAAGAAATATGAGCGAGGCGATGATAAGCGATATGCTAAATACGGCTATCTCCGCACTCGTAGGCGCTATCGGCAATAACGCGGGCGTAGTAAACGACGTAAGCGCAAGCGGCGGCATAAACCAAGCCAACCTAAACAACGCGTATGCAAAATTCGGTGACAGAAGCGCGGCCATAACGGCTAATATAATGAGGGGAGCGGTATTCCACAAGCTAATCGGGCAAAATTTAGCAAACGCCGCACAACTATTTAAGGCCGAAAACGTGCTCGTTGTCGAGATTTTAGGGCGCCGCGTAGTAGTAACAGACGCACCGGCTCTTTACAAAGCTGGAACGCCGAATAAAGACTACGTTTTGGCGCTAACGACTGGTGCCGCGATAGTAAGCGACGCGGGCGATCTAATCACGAATATTCAGACCAACAACGGCAAAGAGCGCATAGAAACGACTTATCAGGCTGATTATACATTCGGGTTGTCGCTCAAAGGCTATTCTTGGGATACGGCAAACGGCGGCAAAAGCCCGGATAACGCAAAACTAGGCACCGGCACGAACTGGGATAAGATAGCTGCTAGCGATAAAGATACCGCGGGCGTGCTACTAATAGGCGACGCGGCTAAAAACTAGGAGGCGGTAAATGTCTAAATGGTATGTAGAATTCCCAACGTTTCAGTATAACGAGGACGTTAAAGCCCTAGCCAAAGAGCGAGGGCTAACAATCATAGACGCTAAATTCGACGAGGGCGACGGTGTGAAAGACCCGCCCGAGCTGACGCTAAAGGGTGCGACGCAAGAAGTCGATTACGACGAGCTGATTTCAAGGCTCGATACGTTAAAAGCGGGCGAATTGAAGTTGCTAGCGGCTCATTTGGGCGTTGAATATACTAACGCGGACGGCACGAAAGCCGCCATAAAAGAGAAGCTGGAGCAATGATACCCGAGAACGGCACTGGGCTAGCTAATGCCAACGCTTACGTTTCGGTCGAGTTTGCCGATGAGTACTTTTCGGCACGCGGCAACCAGACGTGGGCGGGGTTAGATAATGCAGCCAAAGAGGCGGCCATTATCAAGGCGACGGATTATTTAGAGGCCATGTATTTTGATAAATGGCAAGGCGAGAGATTAAAAAGCGATCAGGCTTTGAGCTTCCCGCGCTCGCCGTTTGGGATGCCTGCTAAATTTAAATCCGCCGTTTGCGAGCTAGCTATAAGGGCAAACGTGGGCGAGCTAATGAGCGACGTCGAGCGGCTAACCACTAAAGAAAAAGTAGGCGGTATCGAGGTGGAATACGCACAAAATGCAGACCCCGCCACCAAATACGCTTACGTAGCTAGCCTTTTAAAGCCGTTTTTAAAACCCGCAAACGCAATGGTAATGAGGCTAGAGCGATGCTAAACGAAAAAGCCAAGAATACGGCGTTTAAATTGCTTGATAAATTCGGCAAAGTAGGCACGTATAAACGCAAAAGCAGGCAAATTTACGACCCTGAGACGGGCGGAATGACTGAGCAAATAAGCGAATACAAAGTAAAGGCGTATATCGATAGCGCGAAAAGCTACTCAAATTTAATAGAAAAAAGCTTATTAGACAAGGGCGATAACGTGATCTTGATAGCCGCTAAATCTTTACCTTTTATGCCGCAAAACAACGACGTGATAGAGTTTCCCCACTGCTCTTATACTATCAAATACAACGACGCGGTATGGGGCGGCGAGGACGTGGCGCTGCATCAGCTAATAGGAGTTGCAAAATGATTGATAGGCAGATAGATAACTTTAGCGCAAAGGCTCAAGAAAAAGCGCTGAAAATCTTTAAAAAATCAGTCATTGATCTAACTTCAGACATCATCAGCGACACACCGGTAGATACAGGCAGGCTAAAAAATAATTGGTTTCCTAGCGTAGGCGCAGCTAGCGAGCAGACAACAGAAGCGACCGCAAACGAAGCGGGCGATCGAGCGGAAAAATACGCACAAAACGAGCTAACACTAGACAAGACCTTTTATTTTACAAACAATTTGCCTTACGCTTTTCGCATAGAATTTGAGGGGTGGAGTAAAAATAAAGCTCCGCAAGGTATGGTAAGGCGCAATGCGATCCGTTGGAAGCAAATAGTAAAAAGGGCGGCACGTGCTTAGAATTCGTCAAGCTTTGGAAAAGGCAGTTTTGGCGGTTACGCCTGCGATTGATACGGCGTTTGAAAATACTACGTTTAATCCTAGAGCGGGCGAGCCTTACCAACAACTTTATTTTTTGCCCGCCAAACCAAGCGTTGCTGTAATTGATGATAGTATTGCGGAAATTGACGGCGTGTTTCAGATAACCTTACGCTACCCCGCGGGTAAAGGCGTCAAAGACGTTTTAGAGCGCGCGAGGCTTTACGAAAAAGCTTTTAAAGTAGGCATAAAGCTAGAAAATGAGGTTTTTATTACCGCTCCGACGAGCGTTAATATTTTAGGCATTGACGGCGATCGCTACGGCGTGGCCGTTTCTATTTATTTTAAATCTTATAAGGAGTGAAAATGGCGGAGCAGTTAAAAGTAACAGATAGCCAGCTTACTAAATTTTATATTTGCGACACTAGCGTCGATTTGGGCGATGCGGCTAAAATAAAAACGGCGCTAACATCGGCAAAACGTATAGCGTATTTAGAGGATTTGGGCGACTTTACCAAAACCCGTAAAACCAACGAATACGAGTGCATAGACGAGGATGCTACGGCAGTATCCCAGGGAGCTATAAGTTATAGCGAGACGGAATTAAAGCTATTTTATGCGGCGGGGCAAAATAACGGCGTAAAAGAGCTTACCGAGATGTTTAACAAGAAACTACGAAAGCAATTTATCATCGTGGGTAGCGACGAGCCTGCGACGGGAGCAAATAAAAACCCGACCTACATCACGGGCGAGTTTATAAACACTAAAACTGGCGTATCTATCGCAAAAGACAACGTCGTGCGCGTACCGATAACCATCAAAATAACACGCCTAGACGACATCATAGAGGCTAAGGGGGCGTAAGTTATGGATTTAAAGAATTTCGATATAAGCAACGGCGAAACAGGTGTCGAGCTAACCATCCTCGATCTTGACAATAAGCCGACCGACATCAAAATCAAAGTGCTAAGCTTTCACGGCAAAAAAGGACGCGAGGTGTTTATGAATGCCGTAAAAGAAAATAAAGGCGCCGAACAAAGCACGCTAGAGGTTATGGTGGGGCTTACGGTAGGCTGGAGCGGTATTAGCGAAAACGGCAAAGAACTAAAATTCAGCCACGACGAAGCTAAAAGAATTTACGAAACCTATCCGCTAATCGCTAATCAAGTCGAGCGTTTCGTAGAGAATGCGAGAAATTTTTTAAAAAAGTAAGCGACGAGCTCGCGCTATACGTCAGACAGCTAGCCTACTACGCAAAAACCGACGTTAAAGAGCGCGAGTTCCCTCCGGTAACACAAGGACGACATCTACTACACGCGCTTGACGAGCTAGGATATTGCAAAAATAGCGGCTTTGGCGCGGTAGCCTTGGATTTTAACGATATTAAAAATTATATCGAGCTAACGGGCGATAAATTTAACTGGTGGGAAATATCGGTTTTACGTAATTTAAGTCGTATCTACGCCGCCGAAATAAATAACGACGACAAGCAAGCCTATGCGCCGTATCAAGGCGAATTTAGCCCGAAATCTTTTTCATCTATCAAAGAAAAATTCATGAAGTAGTCTTTTAAAGGCTACTTTTATACAAGATTATTATAAAATTTACTGAAAATTTATTAAGGAGAGAGAATGAAAAAGCTTTTGTTGCTGGCTCTAACGGCTGGGGTTGTATTTGGTGCTGGGCTAAATGATGAGCTAATACAACTAAGACTTGAAAATAAAATATTAAAAGCCTCACTGGAACGTTGTGTGCAAGAGCTGAATGCCACAAAGATGACAACGGGAGCCCAAGAAACAATAAAAAATAAGCGCGAGATTAAATTTAATGAAAAAATAGTAATAGATGACCTTATAGAGTTTGAATTCCAAAAAACGTTTTTTGCTAAACAAATAAAGCCATCAAAACACACTGGAGTTTATTCTTATTACTCATCAAAAGGCGATGATACAACGATGGTTGCAGCTATTTTAAAACTTAAAAACCTAAGCGCCGAGGGCATTGACCTACAAAAGATATTTAAAGCCACGCTAATATATGATAATAAATTCAAATATCCTCTGGGTTTGGCTGAAGAAGAGGCTGATGGGTCGAATTTTAAAACCCGTATGTTTGGCATGAATAAAATAATACCGCTGATTAAAACTACAATATACGTTTTTGGCGAAGTGCCACTAGAAATAGAAGCATCTGACAAACCACTAAACATAATTATTGAAATACGCGATCAGGCTTTTGATTTAAAAATTAGGTAGTAGGCGTATATTTCTTAATTATTGTTAGTATCTCATCTAAATTCTTGCCCTTTTCGTAGTGATACAAAAAGGGCTCTACCCAATAAGGCGTTTCGTCTTTTTGTTTCCAATTCATAAGCGTTTGATATGGCATACCAACCAGTTCAACAAATTCTTTTTTGCTTAAATTCAATTCAGCTATTCTCTTTTCAAAACTTGTATTTGTCATTTTTTGCTTTCTAATTAAAATAATTATAATATTATCGTTTTTTAACTAAAATAATTATAAAACTATTGACAAAACTATTGTAATGAGATATAATCATACCACAAATTAACTATTTTGGTTAATTTAATGCAAAACCTAATCTCAACAAAAGGAGACAAAATGAGTAACGCGGTTATTATCAATAATTGTGAAGTAGAGTTGGAGGCGGTAGGCGACCTAACCTATACCACCTCTTTAGACATTAAGTCAGTCTTTGAGAAAAGACATGCGGATATTCTAGCACAAATCCGCAGGCTCCCGCAAGATAAATTTAACGAACGAAATTTTTCGTTGGTTGAATATAAAGACAAAAAAGGCGAAAGCAGACCGTATTACAAAATCTCGAAAGACGGCTTCGTTTTGCTCGCTATGAGTTTTACCGGCGAGAGATTTTACAAATTCAAAGTCGCCTACATTAATGCCTTTAATGCTATGGCCGACGAGATAAAGCGGCTTAAATTTGAAGCCTACGTAAATAAAATCGCCGAACTCGATGCAGTGCTGATAGACAAAACCAAAAGACACAGCAGAGAGATAAGCGGGTATAAGGGCAAACTAACGCAGGCGAATAATAAAATTATGGCACTAAGGCGCGATCTAACAAGTACAAAAGAGTCGAAGCTGGAGTTTGAAGCTTCGCCCGATTATAAGGCGATGTGGAAAAATGCAAAACTGGAGCGGGATTATTATTTTGACAAATACAAAAAGCTATCCGAAAAAAATACACAAAAAGAAAACAAATGCGTCAAGGCATTAGACGAAACGCAAAAGTGTTTTGAGGAGATTTTTACGGCTATCGGTGCAGTCAAGGCGTATATTTTTGACAATGACGATTTTTTTATGAAAAACAACGTGCTATTAGCCTAATTTTACCAAACCAACGCCCCCTTAAATTTCATATACAATTTGCCCTAGATTAAAAAAGGGGCGAATTATGACCGAAGTTGCTAGCTTGATCGTTAGCGCTAAATTTGAGGGGGCGGACAAGCTAAAAAGCGATTTAAATAGCATAGGAAACGAAGCGAAAAAAGCCGAGAACGCGGCGGCACAGCTGTCGGGTGCATTTACCACGTTAAAAACTGCTATGGCGGCAGTCGCCGGCTCTATGATAGTGCGCGAATTTGTGCAAATTTCGGACGAAATGAGCTTGATGAACTCGCGCCTAAAAAAGGCGACGGACTCAATGGCAGAGTTTACGGCGCAGCAAAAAGCTATGCACGCTATCGCCAGAGACACTCACGCCGATATAAAAGACACTACCGACCTATACGTTAAATTAGCGCCCGCCTTAAAAGACCTAGGTAGAAATACCGACGAAATAAATAAAGTTACTTCAAGTTTTACCAAGGCTTTGCAGTTAGGCGGAGCAAGCGCAGAGGAAAGCGCAGCCGCGATAAAACAATTCGGTCAAGCTATGGGCAGCGGCGCGTTAAAAGGCGACGAGTTTAACTCTATCGCCGAAGCGTCGCCGACTCTTATGAGATATTTTGCCGACGGTTTAGGCGTGCCTATCGGAAAATTAAAAGAGCTTGCCAGCCAAGGCAAACTAACCGCTGAAGCAGTATCGGGCGCGCTTTTAAAAATGTATGACCAGATTAGTAAGGATGCCGCCCAAATGCCCGTAACCGTCGGCAAGGCATTTACTGACATAAAGACTGAAATGTCACTTTTGGTGGCAGAGTTTAACGAAGCCGCGGGCGCGACGGGCGGGATGAGCCAAGGGCTAGAAACCTTAGCCGACTGGATAAAAGATAATCGCAGCGACATTGTAGAATTCGGGCTTGACGTATATCGCAGCTTCCAACTTATGGGCACGGCGGTCATTTGGTTAGGGCTTGCTGTGGATAACGTATTCACGGCAATTCCCACCGCAATAACTTTGGCTATCGACACGGCTACCACCACGCTATCTAACGGGCTAAATTCTATGATTACCGAAGCAGAGGAAGCGTATAACTCGATAGCTTCCCTATGGGGCGGCGAGACTAGATTTGAGCGCATAGATATTTCTACCAATATATCTGACGGACTTATGAAGCACCGCAAAGAGTTAGATGAGCAAATCAGCCTAACCCAAGACGCAATGAAAGGGCTACTAAAAGACATAGCCGAGGATACTATGGCAAGCGCCGCGCCGAAAATAAACGAAAAATTCGAGGGGATTAGGCAGAGCGTCAAAAATACGGGCACGCAAGCGACCAAAACGAAAGAGCAAATAAGCGCCCTAAACAGAGCGCTTTTAGAGATAGCCCAAAGCGGAATGAGCGAAATCGAAAAAAAAAGAGATAACGTTGCAAGGAAAGCTCAAGAGTGGACGGCGCTCGGCGTAAGTCCGGATAAAATCGCGGAATATAGAAAAAACGAACTAGCAAAAATAGACGCCGAAGAGACGAAAAATAAGCTGGCGGAGCAAGAAAAAACCAAGCAAGAACAAATTAAGGCCACTAACGAATATTTGAAACTAAAAGACCGCGAATTTAATTTAGCTAAACGCCAAACGGAGCTAATAAGCGACGAAACGGCTAGGCGTATACGTCTAGTGGAGATAGAGCATAGCCACGCTGCGGAGCAATATACGGCTATGCTAAAAAAAGGCGAGATTACTGAAAATTACTACGCCCGCGCCATGGCATCAGAGGAACAGCTTTATCAAAAGCAGATGTTTGACGCTTCAAGCTGGGGGCAGATTATGCACAGTGGCTTAAATAGCCTTGAAAGCGCTATGGGTAATTTCTTTGATTATTCGTCCGATCGCTTTATGAAATTCGGCGATTTAGCGCAGGATATTTTAGGGCAAATTTATAGGCAAATAGTAAGGATGATGATAATCCAGCCGTTAATCAATTCGGTTACGAGTATGTTACCTGGAATGTCTGGAGAGGCTACTCCAAAGCATCAGGCTTTGCCTGCTGGAGGATTTGCAAGTGTATTAAATGCTACTCCAGCGGCACAAGGCGGCGTATTTAATAGCCCCGATCTGCATAGCTACGCTAATTCCATTGTAAGCAAACCGACCTTTTTTAAATTCGCTAAAGGCGGCATTCCAGACATTGGCGTAATGGGTGAGAAAAACGGCGGCAGCCCAGAGGCTATTATGCCGCTAACCAGGGCGAGTAACGGCGATTTGGGTGTAAAGGCGCAGGTTTCATCATCGTTAAATAACGTAAAAGTGGAAGTGATAAACCAAACTAGCGAGGACGTAAAGGTATCTAACGCCGCGATAAGGCGAAACGACGGCGAATGGGTCATATCTTTAGTTTTAAACGGCGTGAGTAAAAACGTCTTAGGCTCGCGCGAAACTTTAAGGGGGTTATTAGCGTGAATACTTATCCTAGTTATCCACCAGTAGTTGTTGGTTCATCTAGAACCTTACGTAATCCTACGCACAGAAGCTCAAGCGAGGGCGGTTATACGATAACGCGTAAAAAATGGACTAAGCCTAAAAGCTCGTATAGTTTAAATTACCCCGCCCTAAACGCGGAGCAGTTCAAAATTTTAAGAGATTTTTTCGTAGAAAATCAAGGGCAGGCTTTTAAATTTCGTTATCCGCTGGAGGACGAAACTAAAATTTGCGTATTTTCTATGGACGATTTAAAAGCCGACGACAATATGCAAAACCACTGCGCAGTAAAAGTGGAGATAGTAGAGATATGAAACTAAGTACGATAAAAGATTTAAACGCCTTAGCTACCGACAGCATCTTACTGGTTGGACTTGAAATTTTTATCCCCGAAACGCCTACGGTACGCATAATAAACAATAGCGAGAATATAACCTTTAGAGGCGAGGAATTCGTAGCATTTCCTTTTAGTATAGGCGAAATCCAAACAGCCAAAGGTGAGATACCGCAGTTTAATCTAAGTATCGACAACACTAGCCGAGCTATGCAAAATTATATAAACTCTTACGATAATTATTTAAAAACGCGCGGCGCGGAAAACTCTACTATTAAAGCCAAAATTTACGTGATTAATACAAAAGATTTAAGCGAGCCGGTGCTTGAGGAGTTTTTCGAGCTTACCGACTTTAGCTCCGATAGTAAGGCCGTAACCTTTAATTTGGGCGCGGGCAATCTCTTTAATATGAGCTATCCGCCGCGCAAGATGTATAAGGATTATTGCGTATTTAAATTTAAAGGCGAGGAGTGCGGATATAACGGATTAGAAACTCGTTGCGATAAAACCTTGGCTAGCTGCAGGGCTAAGAATAATTCGGCGCGCTTCGGCGGATTCTTGGGAATTGCGGGCGGGTATAAGAAATGACGATAAGGGATTTAATAGGCGCTCCGTTTGAGGAAATGGACTGCTTTGCTTTGGTGAGAAAGTGCTACGAGATAGAGCGCGGCGTAATCATACCGCCTGCGCGCGCTCCGCACGATAGAGCTAAACTCGTATTTAGCGAATTTCTAGACGAAATTTCGAAAAACTGGCATAGAGTAGAAAAGCGCAAAGGCGTCTGCGTAGCTTTGCGTTACGACATAAATCACCCTAAAATAGTAACGCATTTCGGATATTTAATCGACGAAGAGCATATTTTACATACCACGTCGCAAACGGGCGCTATCGTAGAACGGCTAGCTAATTACGAAAAGTTGATAGAGGGCTATTATGACCGAAAATAAAATAATAACCTACAATAACGTTTTGAATCCCTTAGATAGAACGATACTAGCTAGCGGAGAGTATAAAAATATCGACGAAATCCTAAAAGAATTAAAATACGATAACGAAATTTACGATCTCGTAATTTCTAAAAATAGCGTTATACAAAGCGGCTTTTTCGAGCTTGAAAACGGCGACGTAGTAAATATCGCTATTGTGCCTAAAGGCGGAGGCGGAGGCGGAGGCGGTAAAAAGATTCTAGGCATCGTGGCTTCTATCGCTATCGCTATCGCTGCACCTTATGCGGCTGCGGGCATATTAGGAACCACCGTAGAGGCGCTAGGCTTCGGCGGTAGTATGTTGGCTGCCGGTATCGCTGTGGCTGGCAATTTGCTATTAAGTGCTATTATGCCTAAACCATCTATGCCTGGTTTTGATAGAATGGATTTTAAAAACTCCAATACCTACGGCTGGAATAAGCCTGCCAACCAAGCTATGCAGGCTCAAGTAGTGCCTAAAGTTTTTGGGACACATAAAATAACTCCGCCGTTAATCGCTTCGCATATAATTAGCGATGGCGATAAGCAATATTTTAATGGTCTTTATGCGCTAAACGACGGTGAGATTAAAGATATACGAGAGATTAAGATAAATGACGAGCCGATAGAGAATTTTAAAGGCGTAACTTATGAGATTAGAAACGGGCTTAATAACCAAAATATAATCTCTAATTTTAACGATACTAGCTACGATAAGAACATAGGCAAAAAGCTAAACCCCGATTTATCTTACTCTTTAGCGCAAACGGACGGTAATTTCGTAACGAGCCTATCCGTAACTCTAGTTTTCCCGCGCGGGCTTTATTACGCTAACGATAAAGGCGGACTTGACGGATACTCGGTAAACGTGAGAGTAGAATACTCCGCCGACGGCGAAAACTGGACGCCGATAACGGGCGTTTCCTATACGGTAGTAACCGCCGCGCAGACTTCTACGTTTAGGCGAGTTTTTAAGGCGGATAATTTACCGCCTAATAAATATAACATTAGGGCTAAATTTGAAACCGCGCCCAATACCGGCAGCCGTTACGCAAGCGATTGTTATTTGGAATATGTAACCGAAACCGTAAGCGACGATTTTATTTATCCTAAAACCGCGCTTCTAGCTATTAGGGCGTTAGCGACCGATCAGCTAAACGGCGGAGCGCCTAGGATTAGCGCGGTCGTAACGGCTAATAGCGATAATCCCTCTCATATCTGCCGTAAAATTTTAGAAGATAGCGGCGTGGAGAGTTCGCGCATAATGCCTAGTTTTAACGAATGGGCTAATTTTTGCGAAAAAAAGAGCTTAAAATGCAATATCGTATTCGATAGCGAATTAAGCGTTAGAAAAGCGCTCGATACCGTTAGCTTACTAGGCCGTGCGTCCGTGCTTCAAGCAGGTTCTAAATTCGACGTAATAATAGAAAAAGCGGGGCTAATTCCCGCTCAAAGCTTTTTGTTCGGTATGGGAAATATACTAAGCGATACGTTTAAGCAAAATTTCCTTCCTTTGGTAGATAGGGCGAATTTTATCGAGATAACTTATTACGATAAAAATAAAGATTACGAGCCTTCCGTCGTTTCGGTCGGACAAATAGCCGCCGATAATTCGCGCGTAAGCAATAAAAGCTCCGTTACGCTGGTAGGCTGCACGGACGAGGCGCA
This genomic interval from Campylobacter concisus contains the following:
- a CDS encoding major capsid protein, with the protein product MALSDMKVFSEYLAGTTIETLSQDIEKFNAASGGTIILNAQGIDGDFMQESFFRGIHSAQRRVDRYAANAAATATTLRQEQDNAVKVAGGFGPVVFEPGQLTWIKKDPSVALEVISRNMSEAMISDMLNTAISALVGAIGNNAGVVNDVSASGGINQANLNNAYAKFGDRSAAITANIMRGAVFHKLIGQNLANAAQLFKAENVLVVEILGRRVVVTDAPALYKAGTPNKDYVLALTTGAAIVSDAGDLITNIQTNNGKERIETTYQADYTFGLSLKGYSWDTANGGKSPDNAKLGTGTNWDKIAASDKDTAGVLLIGDAAKN
- a CDS encoding DnaT-like ssDNA-binding protein; protein product: MIPENGTGLANANAYVSVEFADEYFSARGNQTWAGLDNAAKEAAIIKATDYLEAMYFDKWQGERLKSDQALSFPRSPFGMPAKFKSAVCELAIRANVGELMSDVERLTTKEKVGGIEVEYAQNADPATKYAYVASLLKPFLKPANAMVMRLERC
- a CDS encoding HK97 gp10 family phage protein — protein: MIDRQIDNFSAKAQEKALKIFKKSVIDLTSDIISDTPVDTGRLKNNWFPSVGAASEQTTEATANEAGDRAEKYAQNELTLDKTFYFTNNLPYAFRIEFEGWSKNKAPQGMVRRNAIRWKQIVKRAARA
- a CDS encoding phage tail terminator-like protein, with product MLRIRQALEKAVLAVTPAIDTAFENTTFNPRAGEPYQQLYFLPAKPSVAVIDDSIAEIDGVFQITLRYPAGKGVKDVLERARLYEKAFKVGIKLENEVFITAPTSVNILGIDGDRYGVAVSIYFKSYKE
- a CDS encoding helix-turn-helix domain containing protein, with product MNLSKKEFVELVGMPYQTLMNWKQKDETPYWVEPFLYHYEKGKNLDEILTIIKKYTPTT
- a CDS encoding Rha family transcriptional regulator; protein product: MSNAVIINNCEVELEAVGDLTYTTSLDIKSVFEKRHADILAQIRRLPQDKFNERNFSLVEYKDKKGESRPYYKISKDGFVLLAMSFTGERFYKFKVAYINAFNAMADEIKRLKFEAYVNKIAELDAVLIDKTKRHSREISGYKGKLTQANNKIMALRRDLTSTKESKLEFEASPDYKAMWKNAKLERDYYFDKYKKLSEKNTQKENKCVKALDETQKCFEEIFTAIGAVKAYIFDNDDFFMKNNVLLA
- a CDS encoding tape measure protein translates to MTEVASLIVSAKFEGADKLKSDLNSIGNEAKKAENAAAQLSGAFTTLKTAMAAVAGSMIVREFVQISDEMSLMNSRLKKATDSMAEFTAQQKAMHAIARDTHADIKDTTDLYVKLAPALKDLGRNTDEINKVTSSFTKALQLGGASAEESAAAIKQFGQAMGSGALKGDEFNSIAEASPTLMRYFADGLGVPIGKLKELASQGKLTAEAVSGALLKMYDQISKDAAQMPVTVGKAFTDIKTEMSLLVAEFNEAAGATGGMSQGLETLADWIKDNRSDIVEFGLDVYRSFQLMGTAVIWLGLAVDNVFTAIPTAITLAIDTATTTLSNGLNSMITEAEEAYNSIASLWGGETRFERIDISTNISDGLMKHRKELDEQISLTQDAMKGLLKDIAEDTMASAAPKINEKFEGIRQSVKNTGTQATKTKEQISALNRALLEIAQSGMSEIEKKRDNVARKAQEWTALGVSPDKIAEYRKNELAKIDAEETKNKLAEQEKTKQEQIKATNEYLKLKDREFNLAKRQTELISDETARRIRLVEIEHSHAAEQYTAMLKKGEITENYYARAMASEEQLYQKQMFDASSWGQIMHSGLNSLESAMGNFFDYSSDRFMKFGDLAQDILGQIYRQIVRMMIIQPLINSVTSMLPGMSGEATPKHQALPAGGFASVLNATPAAQGGVFNSPDLHSYANSIVSKPTFFKFAKGGIPDIGVMGEKNGGSPEAIMPLTRASNGDLGVKAQVSSSLNNVKVEVINQTSEDVKVSNAAIRRNDGEWVISLVLNGVSKNVLGSRETLRGLLA
- a CDS encoding DUF2460 domain-containing protein, producing MNTYPSYPPVVVGSSRTLRNPTHRSSSEGGYTITRKKWTKPKSSYSLNYPALNAEQFKILRDFFVENQGQAFKFRYPLEDETKICVFSMDDLKADDNMQNHCAVKVEIVEI
- a CDS encoding DUF1833 family protein, with the protein product MKLSTIKDLNALATDSILLVGLEIFIPETPTVRIINNSENITFRGEEFVAFPFSIGEIQTAKGEIPQFNLSIDNTSRAMQNYINSYDNYLKTRGAENSTIKAKIYVINTKDLSEPVLEEFFELTDFSSDSKAVTFNLGAGNLFNMSYPPRKMYKDYCVFKFKGEECGYNGLETRCDKTLASCRAKNNSARFGGFLGIAGGYKK